In Epinephelus fuscoguttatus linkage group LG15, E.fuscoguttatus.final_Chr_v1, a genomic segment contains:
- the gtpbp4 gene encoding nucleolar GTP-binding protein 1, protein MALYNFKKIMVVPTAKDFIDITLSKTQRKTPTVVHKHYQIHRIRHFYMRKVKFTQQNYHDRLTQILTDFPKLDDIHPFYADLMNVLYDKDHYKLALGQINIAKNLIDNVAKDYVRLMKYGDSLYRCKQLKRAALGRMCTILKRQKSSLEYLEQVRQHLSRLPTIDPNTRTLLLCGYPNVGKSSFINKVTRADVDVQPYAFTTKSLFVGHMDYRYLRWQVVDTPGILDHPLEDRNTIEMQAITALAHLRAAVLYVMDVSEQCGHTLQEQLELFNNIRPLFANKPLIIVANKCDVKKINELSEENQKIFADLSTEGIPVIETSTLTEEGVMQVKTEACDRLLAHRVDTKMKGKKVHDVLNRLHLAMPTKRDEKERPPFIPEGALMRKKAMEVDAPKRKLERDLEMELGDDYVLDLQKYWDLMNEDEKHDKIPEVWEGHNIADYIDPEIMKKLELLEKEEELKERAGEYDSDDESEDEEMQEIRVLAKQIREKKQLLVMESKEKDVHGPRMPRTATKVERKKLEKEMGGLGLDMDDKDDSHYAQQARRSRSVTKKRKREASASAPPTSKTRSQSASRPPRDQSGLRDKKMIKKAKTMMKNSQKGMNRQGKKGEADRHVFDLKPKHLLAGKRKSGNTDRR, encoded by the exons ATGGCACTTTATAATTTTAAGAAGATTATGGTGGTTCCCACCGCAAAG GATTTCATCGACATCACTTTATCCAAAACACAAAGGAAGACACCCACAGTGGTACACAAACATTACCAGATCCACCGTATCCGACATTTTTACATGCGAAAGGTGAAGTTCACCCAGCAGAACTACCATGACCGCCTCACGCAGATCCTCACCGACTTCCCCAAGCTCGAT GACATCCATCCATTCTATGCTGATCTGATGAATGTGTTGTATGACAAAGACCATTACAAGTTGGCCTTGGGACAGATAAACATCGCCAAGAATTTGAttgataa tgttgcTAAAGACTATGTGCGTCTGATGAAGTATGGAGATTCTCTGTACCGGTGTAAACAGCTGAAGAGAGCCGCTCTGGGTCGTATGTGCACCATCCTGAAACGACAGAAGTCAAGTCTGGAATATCTGGAACAAG TGCGTCAGCATCTGTCCCGTTTGCCGACCATTGACCCCAACACGAGGACCCTGCTTCTGTGCGGTTACCCCAACGTTGGCAAGTCTAGTTTCATCAACAAG GTGACCAGAGCGGATGTCGATGTCCAGCCCTACGCTTTCACCACCAAGTCTCTGTTTGTGGGTCACATGGACTACAGATACCTCCGCTGGCAG gtggtgGACACTCCTGGTATCCTGGACCACCCTCTGGAGGACAGGAACACCATCGAGATGCAGGCCATCACAGCTCTGGCTCACCTGCGAGCAGCAGTTCTGTATGTCATGGACGTGTCCGAGCAGTGCGGTCACACCCTACAGGAACAGCTGGAGCTCTTCAACAACATCCGACCCCTGTTCGCCAACAAG CCTCTCATCATCGTGGCCAACAAATGTGATGTGAAGAAGATCAATGAGCTGTCTGAGGAGAACCAG AAAATCTTTGCAGATCTCTCTACTGAGGGAATTCCCGTGATTGAGACCAGCACCCTGACCGAGGAGGGAGTCATGCAAGTCAAAACTGAG GCCTGCGACCGGCTCCTCGCCCATCGTGTTGACACCAAGATGAAGGGCAAGAAAGTTCATGATGTCCTCAACCGGCTCCACCTGGCCATGCCCACCAAGAGAGATGAGAAG GAGAGGCCTCCGTTCATCCCAGAAGGAGCCTTGATGCGCAAGAAAGCGATGGAAGTGGACGCACCCAAACGCAAACTG GAGAGAGATCTGGAGATGGAGCTTGGTGATGACTATGTTCTGGACCTACAGA aaTACTGGGATCTGATGAATGAGGATGAGAAGCATGATAAGATCCCTGAAGTGTGGGAGGGCCACAACATTGCAGATTACATTGATCCTGAAATTATGAAG aaactggagctgctggagaaggaggaggagctgaaggagcGAGCCGGGGAGTACGACTCTGATGATGAGAGCGAGGATGAGGAGATGCAGGAGATCCGCGTTCTGGCCAAACAGATTCGCGAGAAGAAGCAGCTCCTGGTCATGGAGTCCAAAGAGAAGGATGTGCATGGGCCTCGCATGCCTAGAACTGCCACCAAG GTTGAAAGAAAGAAGCTAGAGAAGGAGATGGGTGGCCTTGGTCTGGACATGGATGACAAGGATGAC AGCCATTACGCTCAACAGGCCAGGCGGTCCCGAAGTGTCACAAAGAAACGTAAGCGTGAAGCCTCAGCTTCAGCCCCTCCGACCTCCAAAACCCGTAGCCAGAGTGCCTCCCGTCCACCACGAGATCAGTCTGGATTACGAGATAAAAAG ATGATAAAGAAGGCAAAGACCATGATGAAGAACTCCCAGAAAGGAATGAACCGCCAAGGCAAGAagggagaggcagacagacatgtGTTTGACCTTAAACCCAAACACCTCCTGGCCGGGAAGAGGAAGTCTGGCAATACTGATCGCAGATAA
- the LOC125901616 gene encoding WD repeat-containing protein 37 isoform X1: MPVESGSGAAARQAKQKRKSHSLSIRRTNSTEQERSGLQRDMLEGQDSKLPLSLRSNLLDLFSQIEREFENLYIENLELRREIETLNDRLAAEGQTFEGADLAKGALKTKASHSTSQLSQKLKTTYKASTSKIVSSFKATTSRAVCQLVREYVGHRDGIWDLSVTRTQPVVLGTASADHTAMLWSIETGKCLLKYMGHQGSVNSIKFHPTEQMALTASGDQTAHIWRYMVQLPTPQPVADISQTPCEDDVDFSDKDEADGEVEGPNDCPSVRVPTTTLRSHQGVVIAADWLVAGKQVVTASWDRAANLYDVETSELVHSLTGHDQELTHCCTHPTQRLVVTSSRDTTFRLWDFRDPSIHSVNVFQGHTDTVTSAVFTVGDNVVSGSDDRTVKVWDLKNMRSPIATIRTDSAVNRISVSVTQKIIALPHDNRQVRLFDMSGVRLARLPRSNRQGHRRMVCCSAWCEDNTSCNLFTCGFDRQAIGWNINIPALLQEK; the protein is encoded by the exons ATGCCAGTGGAGAGTGGAAGCGGTGCTGCTGCCCGCCAGGCCAAGCAGAAGAGGAAGTCCCACAGCCTGTCCATCCGCAGGACCAACAGCACCGAGCAAGAACGCTCGGGTCTGCAGAGAGACATGCTGGAGGGACAG GACTCCAaactgcctctgtctctgaggAGCAATCTGCTGGACCTGTTTAGTCAGATCGAGAGGGAGTTTGAAAACCTCTACATCGAAAACCTGGAAT TACGCAGAGAAATCGAAACGCTGAATGATCGTTTGGCTGCAGAAGGACAGACTTTTGAAGGGGCAGATTTAGCCAAAGGAGCACTGAAAACTAAAG CAAGTCATAGCACCAGCCAGCTATCACAAAAGCTAAAGACGACCTACAAGGCTTCTACAAGCAAG ATTGTGTCCAGTTTCAAAGCAACCACGTCCAGAGCAGTGTGCCAGCTGGTCAGGGAGTATGTCGGCCACAGAGACGGCATCTGGGACCTTAGTGTCACCAGGACTCAACCTGTGGTGCTTGGTACTGCGTCGGCAG ACCACACTGCAATGCTGTGGAGCATTGAGACTGGGAAGTGCCTCCTCAAATATATGGGCCATCAAGGATCAG TCAACTCCATCAAGTTCCACCCCACTGAACAGATGGCTCTAACAG CCTCCGGAGACCAGACAGCtcacatctggagatacatggtGCAGCTGCCCACTCCACAGCCTGTTGCTGATATCAGT CAGACACCCTGCGAAGATGATGTGGACTTTTCGGATAAAGATGAGGCTGACGGTGAGGTTGAGGGCCCAAACGACTGTCCTTCTGTTCGTGTGCCGACCACGACTCTGCGCAGCCATCAGGGTGTGGTGATCGCTGCTGACTGGCTGGTGGCGGGCAAACAGGTTGTGACAGCCTCCTGGGACCGAGCCGCCAACCTGTATGATGTGGAGACCTCAGAGCTGGTCCACTCACTCACTG GCCATGACCAGGAACTAACCCACTGCTGCACACACCCCACCCAGCGTCTGGTGGTCACCTCATCCAGAGACACCACCTTCAGATTGTGGGACTTCAGAGACCCGTCCATCCACTCTGTCAACGTTTTCCAGGGACACACTGA CACAGTGACGTCTGCTGTTTTCACTGTGGGCGACAACGTGGTATCTGGTAGTGACGATCGAACTGTCAAAGTGTGGGACCTGAAAAACATGAGGTCGCCCATAGCAACCATCCGCACCGACTCCGCTGTCAACAG GATCAGCGTGTCGGTGACCCAGAAAATCATCGCTCTTCCACACGACAATCGGCAGGTCCGGCTGTTCGACATGTCCGGGGTGCGACTGGCTCGACTCCCGCGAAGCAACAGACAG GGTCACCGGCGGATGGTGTGCTGCTCTGCCTGGTGTGAAGACAACACCTCCTGCAACCTGTTCACCTGCGGCTTTGATCGACAGGCCATCGGTTGGAACATCAACATCCCCGCCCTGCTGCAGGAAAAATGA
- the LOC125901616 gene encoding WD repeat-containing protein 37 isoform X2: MPVESGSGAAARQAKQKRKSHSLSIRRTNSTEQERSGLQRDMLEGQDSKLPLSLRSNLLDLFSQIEREFENLYIENLELRREIETLNDRLAAEGQTFEGADLAKGALKTKASHSTSQLSQKLKTTYKASTSKIVSSFKATTSRAVCQLVREYVGHRDGIWDLSVTRTQPVVLGTASADHTAMLWSIETGKCLLKYMGHQGSVNSIKFHPTEQMALTASGDQTAHIWRYMVQLPTPQPVADISTPCEDDVDFSDKDEADGEVEGPNDCPSVRVPTTTLRSHQGVVIAADWLVAGKQVVTASWDRAANLYDVETSELVHSLTGHDQELTHCCTHPTQRLVVTSSRDTTFRLWDFRDPSIHSVNVFQGHTDTVTSAVFTVGDNVVSGSDDRTVKVWDLKNMRSPIATIRTDSAVNRISVSVTQKIIALPHDNRQVRLFDMSGVRLARLPRSNRQGHRRMVCCSAWCEDNTSCNLFTCGFDRQAIGWNINIPALLQEK; the protein is encoded by the exons ATGCCAGTGGAGAGTGGAAGCGGTGCTGCTGCCCGCCAGGCCAAGCAGAAGAGGAAGTCCCACAGCCTGTCCATCCGCAGGACCAACAGCACCGAGCAAGAACGCTCGGGTCTGCAGAGAGACATGCTGGAGGGACAG GACTCCAaactgcctctgtctctgaggAGCAATCTGCTGGACCTGTTTAGTCAGATCGAGAGGGAGTTTGAAAACCTCTACATCGAAAACCTGGAAT TACGCAGAGAAATCGAAACGCTGAATGATCGTTTGGCTGCAGAAGGACAGACTTTTGAAGGGGCAGATTTAGCCAAAGGAGCACTGAAAACTAAAG CAAGTCATAGCACCAGCCAGCTATCACAAAAGCTAAAGACGACCTACAAGGCTTCTACAAGCAAG ATTGTGTCCAGTTTCAAAGCAACCACGTCCAGAGCAGTGTGCCAGCTGGTCAGGGAGTATGTCGGCCACAGAGACGGCATCTGGGACCTTAGTGTCACCAGGACTCAACCTGTGGTGCTTGGTACTGCGTCGGCAG ACCACACTGCAATGCTGTGGAGCATTGAGACTGGGAAGTGCCTCCTCAAATATATGGGCCATCAAGGATCAG TCAACTCCATCAAGTTCCACCCCACTGAACAGATGGCTCTAACAG CCTCCGGAGACCAGACAGCtcacatctggagatacatggtGCAGCTGCCCACTCCACAGCCTGTTGCTGATATCAGT ACACCCTGCGAAGATGATGTGGACTTTTCGGATAAAGATGAGGCTGACGGTGAGGTTGAGGGCCCAAACGACTGTCCTTCTGTTCGTGTGCCGACCACGACTCTGCGCAGCCATCAGGGTGTGGTGATCGCTGCTGACTGGCTGGTGGCGGGCAAACAGGTTGTGACAGCCTCCTGGGACCGAGCCGCCAACCTGTATGATGTGGAGACCTCAGAGCTGGTCCACTCACTCACTG GCCATGACCAGGAACTAACCCACTGCTGCACACACCCCACCCAGCGTCTGGTGGTCACCTCATCCAGAGACACCACCTTCAGATTGTGGGACTTCAGAGACCCGTCCATCCACTCTGTCAACGTTTTCCAGGGACACACTGA CACAGTGACGTCTGCTGTTTTCACTGTGGGCGACAACGTGGTATCTGGTAGTGACGATCGAACTGTCAAAGTGTGGGACCTGAAAAACATGAGGTCGCCCATAGCAACCATCCGCACCGACTCCGCTGTCAACAG GATCAGCGTGTCGGTGACCCAGAAAATCATCGCTCTTCCACACGACAATCGGCAGGTCCGGCTGTTCGACATGTCCGGGGTGCGACTGGCTCGACTCCCGCGAAGCAACAGACAG GGTCACCGGCGGATGGTGTGCTGCTCTGCCTGGTGTGAAGACAACACCTCCTGCAACCTGTTCACCTGCGGCTTTGATCGACAGGCCATCGGTTGGAACATCAACATCCCCGCCCTGCTGCAGGAAAAATGA